One genomic segment of Desmodus rotundus isolate HL8 chromosome 5, HLdesRot8A.1, whole genome shotgun sequence includes these proteins:
- the LOC128781025 gene encoding olfactory receptor 5J3-like yields MADANLTMVTEFILLGLTDRAELKVFLFVLFLLIYSISLLGNLGMLILIHITPKLQTPIYHFLSCLSFVDACYSSVFAPQMLLSFFVERDTISFSACTVQFFFFALLVTIEGFLLAAMAYDRYMAIVNPLLYTVAMTKIVCVALVIGSCVGGLINSLIHTIGLVKLSFCGPNVIHHFFCDLPPLLKLSCSDTSTNELLLLIFSGVIAMITFLTVMISYIFIVAAILRIRSAAGRHRAFSTCASHLTAVTLFYGSVSFSYIQPSSQYSLEQEKVVSVFYTLVIPMLNPLIYSLRNKEVKDAVKRAIDMECFPH; encoded by the coding sequence ATGGCTGACGCTAATTTGACAATGGTTACTGAGTTTATCCTTTTGGGGCTGACAGATCGTGCTGAACTGAAAGTGTTCCTCTTTGTGTTGTTTCTGCTCATCTATAGCATTTCTTTGCTGGGGAATCTGGGAATGCTCATTTTAATCCACATAACTCCCAAACTTCAAACACCCATATATCATTTCCTAAGCTGCCTGTCATTTGTTGATGCCTGCTATTCCTCAGTCTTTGCACCCCAAATGCTGCTGAGCTTCTTTGTTGAACGGGatacaatttctttttctgcatgcactgtgcaatttttttttttcgcGTTACTTGTTACCATCGAGGGCTTCTTGCTGGCAGCAATGGCGTACGACCGCTACATGGCCATTGTGAACCCTTTACTTTATACAGTGGCTATGACAAAAATAGTTTGTGTTGCCCTGGTCATCGGATCATGTGTAGGAGGTTTAATCAACTCGCTGATACACACAATCGGCTTGGTGAAATTGTCTTTCTGTGGGCCCAATGTCATCCATCACTTCTTCTGCGACCTTCCCCCGCTGTTGAAGCTGTCATGTTCTGATACATCCACGAATGAACTGTTGCTGTTAATCTTCTCCGGCGTTATTGCCATGATCACTTTCTTGACTGTGATGATCTCCTACATCTTCATTGTCGCTGCTATCCTGAGGATCCGCTCAGCAGCAGGGAGACACAGGGCCTTCTCCACGTGTGCGTCACACCTCACAGCTGTGACTTTATTCTATGGCTCTGTAAGCTTCAGTTACATTCAACCAAGCTCCCAATATTCCTTAGAACAAGAAAAGGTGGTATCTGTTTTTTATACCCTTGTCATTCCTATGTTGAACCCATTGATTTATAGCCTGAGAAACAAGGAGGTGAAGGATGCTGTGAAAAGGGCTATAGACATGGAATGTTTTCCTCATTAA
- the LOC128781013 gene encoding olfactory receptor 5J3-like: MPGWNHTAVKEFLLVGLTENPNLQIPLFLLFTLIYFMTLVGNWGMIALIGLNAQLHTPMYFFLSNLSFCDICYSTVLTPKMLVTFLSEHKSSTFSGCVLQSFLFAVYATMEAILLSVMAYDRYAAIASPLLYTVIMTQKVCVQMVLASYLGGLVNALTHTIGLLQLDFCGPNIVNHYFCDIPPLLKLSCSDAHNNEMLLLIFSGIIAVFTFIIVMVSYIRIIVAIQRIRSAEGRCKAFSTCASHLIAVTLFYGSGTFSYIQPSSQYSLEQEKVSSVFYTLVIPFLNPLIYSLRNKDVKEAAKKSICGKELQFDSILSTFFF, encoded by the coding sequence ATGCCAGGTTGGAATCACACAGCTGTGAAGGAATTCCTTCTCGTGGGTTTAACTGAAAATCCTAATTTGCAGATTCctctctttttgcttttcacCCTCATTTATTTCATGACCTTGGTGGGTAATTGGGGGATGATTGCCTTGATCGGGTTAAATGCCCAGCTTCATACTCCAATGTACTTCTTTCTCAGCAACCTCTCTTTTTGTGATATTTGCTACTCTACTGTCCTTACCCCTAAGATGCTGGTCACTTTCTTATCAGAACACAAGTCCAGCACGTTCTCTGGCTGTGTTCTACAGAGTTTCCTTTTTGCAGTCTATGCAACCATGGAAGCCATCCTCCTGTCTGTGATGGCTTATGACCGCTATGCAGCAATAGCTAGTCCCTTGCTGTACACAGTCATCATGACCCAAAAAGTGTGTGTTCAGATGGTCCTGGCATCTTACTTGGGAGGGCTCGTTAACGCACTGACACACACGATAGGGCTGCTGCAACTGGACTTCTGTGGTCCGAACATTGTGAATCATTATTTCTGTGACATCCCCCCTCTTCTGAAGCTCTCTTGCTCTGATGCACATAACAATGAGATGCTGCTTTTGATCTTTTCTGGGATTATTGCAGTGTTCACTTTCATCATCGTCATGGTCTCTTATATCCGCATCATTGTTGCCATCCAGAGAATTCGCTCAGCTGAGGGGAGGTGCAAAGCCTTCTCCACTTGTGCGTCCCACCTGATTGCTGTGACCTTATTCTATGGGTCTGGGACGTTTAGTTACATCCAGCCAAGCTCTCAGTACTCCCTGGAACAAGAGAAGGTCTCTTCTGTGTTTTATACTTTGGTGATCCCCTTCCTAAACCCACTGATTTATAGCCTAAGGAATAAGGACGTGAAAGAGGCAGCAAAAAAGTCAATATGTGGAAAAGAGCTCCAATTTGACTCCATCTTATCtacgttttttttttaa